DNA sequence from the Limibacillus sp. genome:
AGCGCTACGCCGCGGAACGCCGCTTCAAGTTGATCGGGATGCTCGCCGTCGGCGCCGCCGTCGGTATGCTGGGGCTGCTGCTGGTCACGATCGTGGCACGCGGGCTGCCCGCCTTCTGGGCGACGCACGTCGCGATCGATGTCACCTTCAGTCAAGAAGAGATCGACCCACAGAACACCGGCGACCCCGAGGTGATCGGCAATGCGAACTACCGCACACTGGTCCGCGAATCGATGCAGAAGATCTTCCCTGACGCCACCGGCCGGTCCGATCGCCGCGCTCTGCTGGGGCTGGTCAGCTCGAACGCTCCCCTGGAACTGCGCGCATTGGCGATGGAAGATCCCGGTATCATCGGCACGACTCGAACTGTCTGGGTCAAGACCTCCGACGACGTGTACACCTTCGTCAAAGGCCAGATCTCCCGCGATGTCCCCGAAGAGGACCGCCGGGTCAAGGATCAGGAAATCGCCTGGATCGACCAGCTTGAGGCCGAGGAGCGGCTCGAGGTGCGCTTCGATGTCGACTTCTTCACCACCGGCGACAGCCGCGAACCGGAGCAGGCCGGCATCTGGGGCGCGGTCGTGGGCTCCTTCTTCACCCTGATCGTGACACTGGCGCTGTCCTTTCCGGTGGGCGTACTGACGGCGACCTACCTCGAGGAGTTCGCGCCCAAGAACAAGCTGACCGACTTCATCGAAGTCAACATCAACAACCTGGCGGCCGTGCCCTCCATCGTGTTTGGCCTTCTGGGCCTGGCGGTCTTCCTCAACTTCTTCGGCCTGCCCCGTTCCGCCCCCCTGGTCGGCGGCATGGTGCTGGCCCTTATGACGCTGCCGACCATCATCATCGCCTCGCGCGCCGCGCTGAAGGCAGTGCCGCCCTCCATTCGTGAAGCGGCTTTGGGCGTGGGCGCATCGAAGCTCCAGGTCGTGACGCACCATGTGGTGCCCTTGGCGATGCCTGGCATCCTGACCGGGACCATCATCGGCATGGCCCAGGCGCTGGGCGAGACAGCGCCGTTGCTGATGATCGGCATGGTGGCCTTCATCGTGGACGTCCCAGGCGGGATCACCGACGCTGCCACGGTCTTGCCGGTACAGGTCTACCTCTGGGCCGACAGTCCGGAGCGCGCCTTCGTCGCGAAGACTTCGGCCGCCATCATGGTGCTGCTAGGTTTCCTTATCCTCATGAACGCGATCGCAGTCGTGCTGCGCAAGCGCTTCGAACGCCGCTGGTAGGAGTACATTCATGTCCAACGTCGAAACCTTGGAAAGCGGCGCTTCCGCCGCTCCCGCGACCGGCAACCGCACGCCTAAGATCATTGGCGACAAGGTGAACGTCTTCTATGGCGAGAAGCACGCTTTGATGGATGTTGACCTGGAGATCATGCCCAACGAGGTGACCTCACTTATCGGCCCCTCCGGTTGCGGCAAATCGACCTTCCTGCGCTGTCTTAACCGCATGAATGACGTGATCGACATATGCCGGGTTACCGGCAGGATTACCCTGGACGGGCAGGACATTTACAACCCCCGCCTGGACGTCGTGCAGCTACGCGCGCGGGTCGGCATGGTTTTCCAGAAGCCCAACCCCTTCCCCAAGTCGATATACGACAACATCGCCTACGGCCCGCGCATCCACGGCATCGGCCATTCCAAGGCGGAGCTGGACGAGATCGTCGAGCGCTCCTTGCGCCGAGCGGGGCTTTGGGAAGAGGTCAAGGACCGGATGGACGCGCCGGGCACCGGTCTTTCCGGCGGCCAGCAGCAGCGTCTTTGCATCGCCCGCGCGAT
Encoded proteins:
- the pstA gene encoding phosphate ABC transporter permease PstA, giving the protein MTDMAVESKSSQDVHPAQNSRRVAKRYAAERRFKLIGMLAVGAAVGMLGLLLVTIVARGLPAFWATHVAIDVTFSQEEIDPQNTGDPEVIGNANYRTLVRESMQKIFPDATGRSDRRALLGLVSSNAPLELRALAMEDPGIIGTTRTVWVKTSDDVYTFVKGQISRDVPEEDRRVKDQEIAWIDQLEAEERLEVRFDVDFFTTGDSREPEQAGIWGAVVGSFFTLIVTLALSFPVGVLTATYLEEFAPKNKLTDFIEVNINNLAAVPSIVFGLLGLAVFLNFFGLPRSAPLVGGMVLALMTLPTIIIASRAALKAVPPSIREAALGVGASKLQVVTHHVVPLAMPGILTGTIIGMAQALGETAPLLMIGMVAFIVDVPGGITDAATVLPVQVYLWADSPERAFVAKTSAAIMVLLGFLILMNAIAVVLRKRFERRW
- the pstB gene encoding phosphate ABC transporter ATP-binding protein PstB; the protein is MSNVETLESGASAAPATGNRTPKIIGDKVNVFYGEKHALMDVDLEIMPNEVTSLIGPSGCGKSTFLRCLNRMNDVIDICRVTGRITLDGQDIYNPRLDVVQLRARVGMVFQKPNPFPKSIYDNIAYGPRIHGIGHSKAELDEIVERSLRRAGLWEEVKDRMDAPGTGLSGGQQQRLCIARAIAVSPEVILMDEPCSALDPIATAKVEELIDELRENYTIVIVTHSMQQAARVSQKTAFFHLGRLVEQGDTDEIFTNPRDERTQGYITGRFG